Below is a genomic region from Cygnus atratus isolate AKBS03 ecotype Queensland, Australia chromosome 19, CAtr_DNAZoo_HiC_assembly, whole genome shotgun sequence.
GGCTGTCAGTGAGGGCAGCGCCCCCCTCATCACcaccccctccccgccccgccgcccccaccTGCCGCGCACGGTGCCCCCGCAGCACCGCCCGCCCGTCACCTCCATGGCGGCGCCTCCGCTGTCGCCATGGcgacgccgccgccgccggggcggccccgagccccgccTCCCGCGCACGCgccctgcccccctcccctccctcccgccccgccgccgcgcatGCGCCGTGCCGGGCGGGCGCTGAGGGGAGCTCAAGGAGACGGCGCCGCCATGGCGGGCGGCCTGCGGCTGCCCTCGCTGGAGGAGCTCGAGGTGCCCGAGGTGAGTgagcggccccgcggggcggcccCCGGCCCTCGCCCGGCCTCTGCCCGGCCCCCATTGCCGCTCTGTCCCGCTGCAGGTGAGAGTCAGCTCGGCCGTGCTGAAGGCCGCGGCCCACCACTACGGCTCGCAGTGCGACCGGCCCAACAAGGAGTTCATGCTGTGCCGCTGGGAGGAGAAGGACCCGCGGCGGTGCCTGCGCGAGGGCCGCCAGGTCAACCAGTGCGCCCTCGAGTTCTTCAGGTGAGCCGCCCTACCGCCGCCTGCGGGGGTCTCGCTCCCGCTGCCCGGCTCCTGGAGGTATGACCGGTGCCCTTGAGGAGGGGCGCAGTCGCCGAAGAAAAGGTTGTGCTCTTATTTTATTACTTGCGTGGTTAAACCTCGGCTTGTCCTTTCACTCAGAGCTCCGTGGGCTCAGCTGCAGGGTGAGCGGCACCAGGGGCTTGTCAGGTTAGCAGAGGAGTGCCCTCGGGGGTTATAGGCTCGCTGCTTCTGCACCTTGCAGCTGTGTTATGGGATCTAGGAAATGAGCCTAAACTTTACTTCATCCTGGGTTTTGTATGCATGCTGTTATAAAAACTTAGGTAGGTTTGAAATCAATGTCTTGTGACAAAAACATAGGTCATGGTGTGCGTTGGTATCTTAGGTTGCTGGTAAAGGGCTGTGTCAATTAGCTCAAAGTTTGTCCTCTTCCAGTGTAGCAGCCACCCAGTAATGAAAAACCTCTGTCCTAAGCGTGTCTTCTCGAGTTTAAGATTTCCAACTAATTTGGAAGCATTAGAGTGTTGTGTAGCGTGCACTATGTTACCTAGCAAAGCAGACACCCAATATGGGGGAGCCGCATACATCTGTGTAGGAAGAATACCTTCCACATATTGGTGAAGTTATCGCTATCCCTACTTGTAGCTACAGTGCTACAGACTACAGTGGTGGTGGTACTAAGTTCTGTTTAATGGTGCTTTAAAGACTGACTTCTGAAGATTTTAAGTGTTCCTAAgaacaacaactacaaaaacattttagcaCAAGTTAAGGCTTGAATGAGCAATagagaaaacattaaaactaCAACGGTTGCTAAacgttttctttctgtgttgtcTTGCAGGAAGATTAAGACGCACTGTGCAGAGCCATTTACTGAATACTGGACGTGCATTGACTATACCAACTTGCACGAGCTTCGTAAATGCCGAAAGCAGCAGGCAGTATTTGATAACTGTGTGCTAGAGAAGTTGGGTTGGGTGAGACCTGAGCTGGGAGACCTCTCTAAGGTAACTTCCTATCTTTTGGATTGGATAGCCGGGTTCTTCTTTCCTTATGTGCATTTTTCCAGACCGGGTCTCAAACTTCCCACACCTAGAAGGTGATGTATGATCTCAACACTGGAAAATTGTGGATTTTGCTAAATGCAGGACTCTTTTAGCATTCTCTAGAGTTGGGAGTGCATGCATTGCTTTCCTGGAAGACCTGGACTTTTCTCACACAACTCCAGTtactctttttgcttttcctaatgCATAGACTTTTCCTTCAGGAGTGAGGCTCACACGTTTGTAGAACTATGATGTCGCTATGAATAAAGTGCCCCTCCTCTCCGTTTATTTAAAGTATCCTGCAGATAGGAGCTCTTATCAGATCAGTGATGTATCCCTAGTGTGGTTTGGTGGTACTTATATTAAATTCTGACTTAATCTAGCTTTTCTGTTAAATGCCGTGAGAAATTGtatcattcctttctttttctttccagatcaCAAAAGTGAAGACGGACCGACCTATCCCTGAGAATGTCTATCATTCTAGACCTAGACCAGAGCCAAATCCA
It encodes:
- the NDUFA8 gene encoding NADH dehydrogenase [ubiquinone] 1 alpha subcomplex subunit 8 — encoded protein: MRRAGRALRGAQGDGAAMAGGLRLPSLEELEVPEVRVSSAVLKAAAHHYGSQCDRPNKEFMLCRWEEKDPRRCLREGRQVNQCALEFFRKIKTHCAEPFTEYWTCIDYTNLHELRKCRKQQAVFDNCVLEKLGWVRPELGDLSKITKVKTDRPIPENVYHSRPRPEPNPPIEGELKPSPHGSRLFFWSW